A region of Takifugu flavidus isolate HTHZ2018 chromosome 2, ASM371156v2, whole genome shotgun sequence DNA encodes the following proteins:
- the ca7 gene encoding carbonic anhydrase 7 isoform X3 has product MTGHDWGYGVEDGPSLWHQNYPIAKGSRQSPIDILPQTASHDPSLGPIALKYDQCTSINIANNGHSVVVEFEDSDDRSVIQGGPLDNPYRLKQFHFHWGGKGCRGSEHTVEGHSYASELHLVHWNAVKYETFGEAATAPDGLAVLGIFLETGDDHRWLHTITDALYMVKFKGSVTDFKSFNPKCLLPSSLHYWTYLGSLTTPPLHESVTWIVLKEPIAVSEKQAELTNWTTKAFLVSPACGNCCHPLDYTLMLC; this is encoded by the exons ATGACAGGGCACGACTGGGGCTATGGGGTCGAGGACG GTCCTTCATTATGGCACCAAAACTACCCGATTGCGAAGGGGAGCAGACAGTCCCCAATTGACATCCTCCCTCAAACGGCTTCACATGACCCCAGCTTAGGTCCAATTGCCCTGAAGTATGACCAGTGCACGTCAATCAATATCGCCAATAATGGACACTCTGTAGTTGTGGAGTTTGAGGACTCTGATGACCGATCAG TGATCCAGGGGGGCCCGCTGGACAACCCCTACAGACTGAAGCAGTTTCATTTCCACTGGGGGGGAAAGGGCTGCCGTGGTTCTGAGCACACCGTTGAGGGACATAGCTACGCATCTGAG CTTCATCTCGTGCACTGGAATGCAGTCAAATATGAAACATTCGGGGAGGCAGCAACGGCCCCCGATGGCCTCGCGGTTCTTGGCATCTTTTTAGAG ACAGGTGATGACCACAGGTGGCTCCACACGATAACGGATGCCCTGTACATGGTGAAGTTTAAG GGGAGTGTTACAGATTTCAAAAGTTTCAACCCCAAGTGCCTTCTACCCAGTAGCCTTCACTATTGGACCTACCTGGGGTCGCTGACCACACCCCCTCTGCATGAGAGCGTCACCTGGATCGTCCTCAAGGAGCCAATCGCAGTGTCAGAAAAACAG GCTGAGCTGACTAACTGGACTACAAAAGCCTTCCTGGTCTCTCCAGCTTGTGGCAACTGTTGTCATCCTCTGGATTATACCCTGATGCTTTGCTGA
- the nae1 gene encoding NEDD8-activating enzyme E1 regulatory subunit → MAATKASKEQKYDRQLRLWGDHGQESLENSHVCLINATATGTEILKNLVLPGIGAFTIVDGHVVTGEDVGNNFFLSNSSIGKNRAQAATELLQELNSDVSGNFVEESPDKLLDNDPEFFHRFSIVIGVQLPESTFLRLGTVLWSASVPFLICKTYGLIGYMRLVVQEHTVIESHPDNALEDLRLDQPFAELKDHVKSYDLDNMDKKDHSHTPWIIIVAKYLEKWLSEHNCQPPKNYKEKEAFRQFIREGIRKNENGVPEDEENFEEAIKSVNTALTPTKIPSVVKDLFNSEQCNNVTSQTPSFWLMLQAVKEFVLNEGNGSLPVRGTIPDMIADSQKFIKLQNVYRTKAMQDAAAVSKYVERLLQSVGKPPESIPEQDIKLFCKNSSFLRVVHCRSLADEYSVDTVNRDEITSCMDNPDSEMVFYLMLRSIDRFYQQHSHFPGVYNYQVEEDIIKLKLCVNSLLQEYNLNVNIKDDYIHEFCRYGAAEPHMVASFLGGSAAQEAIKIISHQFVPFSNTFIYSAMSQTSATFQL, encoded by the exons ATGGCAGCCACCAAAGCGTCCAAAGAACAAAAATACGACAGACAACTGAG GTTGTGGGGTGACCACGGTCAGGAATCACTGGAGAATTCACACGTTTGCCTCATTAACGCCACAGCAACTGGAACAGAGATACTGAAGAATTTGGTGCTGCCAG GTATTGGAGCATTCACAATAGTGGATGGACACGTTGTTACTGGAGAAGACGTTGGAAACAA CTTTTTTctaagcaacagcagcatcggAAAG aaCAGAGCACAGGCTGCCACAGAGTTGCTACAAGAACTCAACAGTGATGTCTCTGGAAACTTTGTTGAGGAG AGCCCAGACAAGCTTTTGGACAATGATCCAGAGTTTTTCCACAGATTTTCCATAGTCATCGGTGTCCAGTTGCCTGAAAG CACATTTTTGAGACTGGGCACTGTTCTGTGGAGCGCCTCTGTACCTTTCCTGATCTGTAAAACTTACGGCCTAATTGGCTACATGAGACTGGTGGTGCAGGAGCACACAg TGATTGAATCACACCCAGACAATGCCTTGGAAGACCTGAGATTAGACCAACCGTTTGCCGAATTGAAAGATCATGTTAAGTCGTACGATCTGGACAACATGGACAAAAAA GATCACAGTCACACACCGTGGATTATCATTGTTGCCAAATACTTAGAGAAATGGCTTAGTGAG CACAACTGTCAGCCTCCGAAAAATTACAAGGAAAAAGAGGCCTTCAGGCAGTTTATACGGGAAG GAATCCGAAAGAATGAGAATGGCGTCCCTgaggatgaagaaaactttgaaGAAGCCATCAAAAGTGTCAACACAGCTTTAACCCCAACCAAG ATTCCCAGTGTAGTTAAGGACCTCTTTAATAGTGAACAGTGCAACAATGTTACTTCACAG ACCCCATCTTTCTGGTTGATGTTGCAAGCTGTCAAGGAGTTTGTTCTCAATGAAGGCAACGGAAGCCTTCCTGTTCGGGGAACCATCCCAGATATGATTGCTGATTCTCAGAAGTTCATTAAACTTCAAAATGT CTACAGGACAAAGGCCATGCAGGACGCAGCAGCTGTTTCTAAGTACGTGGAGCGTTTGCTTCAATCTGTTGGGAAG CCTCCCGAGAGCATCCCCGAACAGGACATAAAACTCTTCT GTAAGAATTCATCATTTCTGCGAGTTGTTCACTGCAGATCTTTGGCCGATGAATATAGTGTGGATACGGTGAACAGAGATGAAATCA CCTCATGCATGGACAATCCTGACAGTGAAATGGTCTTCTACCTCATGCTTCGCTCCATCGATCGCTTCTATCAGCAGCATTCTCACTTCCCAG GTGTTTACAATTACCAGGTTGAGGAGGACATCATCAAACTGAAGCTATGTGTGAACAGCCTGCTGCAGGAATACAACCTCAATGTCAACATTAAAGATGATTACATCCATGAGTT CTGTCGATACGGAGCGGCAGAGCCACACATGGTTGCTTCGTTTCTGGGAG GATCAGCTGCTCAAGAAGCCATCAAAATCATCAGCCACCAGTTTGTGCCCTTCAGCAACACTTTTATTTATAGTGCCATGTCACAGACCTCTGCCACCTTTCAGTTGTAA
- the ca7 gene encoding carbonic anhydrase 7 isoform X2: MTGHDWGYGVEDGPSLWHQNYPIAKGSRQSPIDILPQTASHDPSLGPIALKYDQCTSINIANNGHSVVVEFEDSDDRSVIQGGPLDNPYRLKQFHFHWGGKGCRGSEHTVEGHSYASELHLVHWNAVKYETFGEAATAPDGLAVLGIFLETGDDHRWLHTITDALYMVKFKGSVTDFKSFNPKCLLPSSLHYWTYLGSLTTPPLHESVTWIVLKEPIAVSEKQMSKFRMLLFTGEEEDQRMRMENNFRPPQPLKGRKVRSSN; encoded by the exons ATGACAGGGCACGACTGGGGCTATGGGGTCGAGGACG GTCCTTCATTATGGCACCAAAACTACCCGATTGCGAAGGGGAGCAGACAGTCCCCAATTGACATCCTCCCTCAAACGGCTTCACATGACCCCAGCTTAGGTCCAATTGCCCTGAAGTATGACCAGTGCACGTCAATCAATATCGCCAATAATGGACACTCTGTAGTTGTGGAGTTTGAGGACTCTGATGACCGATCAG TGATCCAGGGGGGCCCGCTGGACAACCCCTACAGACTGAAGCAGTTTCATTTCCACTGGGGGGGAAAGGGCTGCCGTGGTTCTGAGCACACCGTTGAGGGACATAGCTACGCATCTGAG CTTCATCTCGTGCACTGGAATGCAGTCAAATATGAAACATTCGGGGAGGCAGCAACGGCCCCCGATGGCCTCGCGGTTCTTGGCATCTTTTTAGAG ACAGGTGATGACCACAGGTGGCTCCACACGATAACGGATGCCCTGTACATGGTGAAGTTTAAG GGGAGTGTTACAGATTTCAAAAGTTTCAACCCCAAGTGCCTTCTACCCAGTAGCCTTCACTATTGGACCTACCTGGGGTCGCTGACCACACCCCCTCTGCATGAGAGCGTCACCTGGATCGTCCTCAAGGAGCCAATCGCAGTGTCAGAAAAACAG ATGAGCAAGTTCAGAATGCTCCTGTtcactggagaggaggaagatcagaggATGCGCATGGAGAACAACTTCAGGCCTCCGCAGCCCCTCAAAGGCAGAAAAGTGCGCTCTTCCAATTAA
- the ca7 gene encoding carbonic anhydrase 7 isoform X1, protein MTGHDWGYGVEDGPSLWHQNYPIAKGSRQSPIDILPQTASHDPSLGPIALKYDQCTSINIANNGHSVVVEFEDSDDRSVIQGGPLDNPYRLKQFHFHWGGKGCRGSEHTVEGHSYASELHLVHWNAVKYETFGEAATAPDGLAVLGIFLETGDDHRWLHTITDALYMVKFKGSVTDFKSFNPKCLLPSSLHYWTYLGSLTTPPLHESVTWIVLKEPIAVSEKQPAHSWWIPGSSHYGWFPIQTSQMELSLAFAAHKTTASTESSRISARLLSRKCLP, encoded by the exons ATGACAGGGCACGACTGGGGCTATGGGGTCGAGGACG GTCCTTCATTATGGCACCAAAACTACCCGATTGCGAAGGGGAGCAGACAGTCCCCAATTGACATCCTCCCTCAAACGGCTTCACATGACCCCAGCTTAGGTCCAATTGCCCTGAAGTATGACCAGTGCACGTCAATCAATATCGCCAATAATGGACACTCTGTAGTTGTGGAGTTTGAGGACTCTGATGACCGATCAG TGATCCAGGGGGGCCCGCTGGACAACCCCTACAGACTGAAGCAGTTTCATTTCCACTGGGGGGGAAAGGGCTGCCGTGGTTCTGAGCACACCGTTGAGGGACATAGCTACGCATCTGAG CTTCATCTCGTGCACTGGAATGCAGTCAAATATGAAACATTCGGGGAGGCAGCAACGGCCCCCGATGGCCTCGCGGTTCTTGGCATCTTTTTAGAG ACAGGTGATGACCACAGGTGGCTCCACACGATAACGGATGCCCTGTACATGGTGAAGTTTAAG GGGAGTGTTACAGATTTCAAAAGTTTCAACCCCAAGTGCCTTCTACCCAGTAGCCTTCACTATTGGACCTACCTGGGGTCGCTGACCACACCCCCTCTGCATGAGAGCGTCACCTGGATCGTCCTCAAGGAGCCAATCGCAGTGTCAGAAAAACAG CCGGCCCATTCTTGGTGGATTCCCGGGTCTTCTCACTACGGCTGGTTTCCAATACAAACATCCCAAATGGAACTGAGTCTTGCATTTGCGGCACACAAAACCACTGCCTCGACCGAGAGCAGCAGAATCTCAGCTCGTCTACTGTCAAGGAAATGTCTGCCATAA